The following are from one region of the Alicyclobacillus fastidiosus genome:
- a CDS encoding transposase: MLPMVRSHQQYQLFVEQQLRTHYGNGSLLFVAKDWSLVKKFWITDLSDTFQLLEGAFSCRGPKSIDPADLLRSYLLMLQVREPSITEWVNQLRRCPLYAILSGFEYGQTPGVGTFYSFFKRLWSHTSVNLSPKLRLNRKKLKGGKKGEKAPTKAYSKIANLMAQLQKRSANKPQPFDRLLGLFQQQFLTVSANLGLLGNTNALSIAGDGTPLQTATQVRNRRLCNCRELGTELCRCYRIYSQPDCDMGWDSYRNRYFFGYHLYTFVAADSFYDLPLYPRLQRASRHDSTSWVVSAREFAVRFRDYTWDKALLDAAHDALPIYEYLHARNVKPFIDWNPRSTGNKGVKKDDITFSPTGVPFCKKGLEMKDRGYDYTRGRRKYYCPLVVKGVVTCDTPCSDSPYGRCVHTYTKHNPRLFPPVARNSDEWNEVYKRRTTCERSNKRAKEDFLLEAAKHRSTMMWTVRIYGIAMCQHMDAWFQESTLDLSSLLLSA; encoded by the coding sequence ATGTTACCAATGGTACGGTCTCATCAGCAGTATCAATTGTTTGTGGAGCAACAACTTCGTACCCACTACGGGAATGGGTCGCTTCTCTTTGTCGCCAAGGACTGGTCGCTTGTGAAGAAGTTCTGGATTACGGATCTCTCCGACACGTTTCAATTACTCGAAGGGGCTTTTTCGTGTCGAGGTCCAAAATCCATTGACCCTGCGGACTTACTTCGTTCGTATTTACTTATGTTGCAGGTCCGAGAACCATCAATTACAGAGTGGGTCAATCAGTTGCGTCGTTGCCCGCTGTATGCCATCCTTAGTGGCTTTGAGTACGGTCAGACACCAGGTGTCGGTACGTTCTACAGCTTTTTCAAGCGACTTTGGTCTCACACCTCCGTGAACCTTTCGCCAAAACTCAGACTCAATCGAAAGAAACTCAAAGGTGGCAAGAAAGGAGAAAAGGCACCAACCAAAGCGTACAGCAAAATCGCAAATCTCATGGCTCAGCTACAAAAGCGCTCAGCCAACAAGCCTCAGCCCTTTGACAGATTGCTTGGTCTCTTTCAACAGCAGTTCCTTACCGTGTCTGCCAATCTAGGCTTGCTTGGAAACACGAATGCCCTGTCCATCGCTGGGGATGGAACGCCGCTTCAAACGGCAACCCAGGTTCGGAATCGACGACTTTGCAACTGTCGTGAACTCGGCACCGAGCTATGCAGATGCTATCGCATTTATTCCCAACCCGACTGTGACATGGGCTGGGACAGTTACCGAAACAGGTACTTCTTCGGCTATCACCTCTACACTTTCGTGGCTGCCGACAGCTTTTACGACCTGCCGCTTTACCCGAGACTTCAACGAGCCTCTCGCCATGATTCAACTTCCTGGGTGGTCAGTGCCCGTGAGTTCGCCGTACGCTTTCGTGACTACACCTGGGACAAAGCACTCTTAGATGCCGCACACGACGCACTGCCCATTTATGAGTATCTTCACGCCCGAAACGTAAAGCCATTTATCGATTGGAATCCACGAAGCACGGGAAACAAAGGTGTTAAAAAGGATGACATCACGTTCTCCCCGACTGGGGTTCCGTTTTGCAAAAAGGGGCTGGAGATGAAGGATCGTGGTTACGACTACACACGGGGTCGTAGAAAATACTACTGTCCGCTCGTCGTAAAAGGTGTGGTGACTTGTGATACGCCTTGCTCCGATTCACCTTACGGAAGATGCGTACACACATACACCAAACACAATCCTCGCTTGTTCCCACCCGTCGCTCGCAACAGCGACGAGTGGAACGAAGTCTACAAACGCAGAACCACCTGCGAGCGTAGCAACAAGCGGGCAAAAGAGGACTTTCTCCTCGAAGCCGCCAAGCATCGCAGTACCATGATGTGGACCGTCCGCATCTATGGCATTGCTATGTGCCAACACATGGATGCTTGGTTCCAGGAGAGTACGCTCGACCTGAGTTCGCTACTCTTGTCAGCCTGA
- a CDS encoding XRE family transcriptional regulator, translating to MEFDYLKLREIRQLKGLTIKDLADKCDVSQSLISQVERGKVTPTLTVFWRLCQELDIPMHYFFESQQDESMVVRKNHRKIIQIPNSNVQYQLLSPNLRGQIEFLLVEIESGTSHDPEGMVTHAGEECGFVLEGELIVRLGTQEIHLNEGDSICFPSSTPHRFMNPGTSISRSIWAMTPPSF from the coding sequence ATGGAATTCGATTACTTAAAGTTGCGAGAGATTCGCCAATTAAAGGGTTTAACGATTAAAGATCTTGCAGATAAGTGCGACGTCAGTCAGAGCCTAATCAGTCAGGTGGAACGTGGTAAGGTGACACCTACCCTCACAGTGTTCTGGCGATTATGCCAAGAACTCGATATCCCTATGCATTACTTTTTTGAAAGTCAACAGGACGAGAGCATGGTGGTACGGAAAAACCATCGTAAAATTATTCAGATTCCCAATTCCAATGTTCAATATCAATTACTCAGCCCAAACTTAAGAGGACAAATTGAATTTCTGCTGGTGGAAATCGAATCAGGTACCTCACACGATCCGGAGGGTATGGTTACCCATGCAGGAGAGGAATGTGGTTTTGTTCTCGAAGGTGAATTAATTGTACGGCTAGGCACTCAAGAGATTCACCTAAACGAGGGAGACAGCATTTGTTTCCCTTCCTCAACACCCCACCGGTTCATGAATCCGGGAACCTCAATTTCGCGGTCCATTTGGGCCATGACTCCGCCAAGTTTCTAG
- a CDS encoding APC family permease: MQSEGPKQDGFKQVLSLRQVLAIAIAAISPTTSVFLVYGAGLSSAGTGVFWAFVIGACIALSMAFCYAELGSVFPGTGGAYTIVRRALGKPMGFITVLLFLVLGVVITASILVASATYLNSLVPQIPVNWAAVVMMAIVVWFSLERIGATSWVAMVMLIIELVVIFAFIVIAFAGARHPLPFILNPTTIDANGHLAGIGMTGMFAAVVPALFAFNGYDWPLYFAEETMNARRVLPRAVMIAVVASVVIELLAVIAATLAIPNLSAVMKSNAPLTYIAQSVAGHVGATILIIGVVIAMFDTGLSGNLAYARIYLDSARENSWPGPINRFFASMNRHNVPKWGFVFLGVGNILLCYFTSLNNLITFTGVIIVVIYLLIAVSAIVSRYKNRSAKRPFRMPLWPIPPIIAIAGVILALTQQAKGDLIKTAVIIVIGIIYWFAYLRVKTIRNQTAPVSTVSVE; encoded by the coding sequence GTGCAAAGTGAAGGGCCAAAGCAAGACGGATTTAAACAGGTACTCAGTCTTAGGCAGGTTCTTGCCATTGCAATTGCAGCAATATCTCCCACGACCTCCGTATTCCTCGTTTACGGTGCGGGTCTTTCGTCAGCCGGTACAGGCGTGTTTTGGGCATTTGTTATCGGTGCGTGCATTGCCCTCTCCATGGCGTTTTGTTACGCGGAACTCGGTTCTGTGTTTCCTGGAACGGGAGGGGCTTATACCATTGTACGTCGAGCCTTAGGCAAACCCATGGGATTTATTACAGTACTACTTTTCCTGGTTCTTGGTGTAGTCATCACGGCAAGTATTCTGGTTGCTTCTGCAACATATCTCAACTCGCTGGTTCCGCAAATTCCGGTCAACTGGGCTGCGGTCGTTATGATGGCGATAGTCGTCTGGTTTTCACTTGAACGGATCGGTGCAACGAGTTGGGTTGCAATGGTGATGCTCATTATCGAGCTCGTTGTGATTTTTGCATTTATTGTTATCGCTTTCGCAGGTGCACGTCATCCGCTGCCATTTATTCTGAACCCAACCACTATTGACGCGAACGGCCACCTTGCAGGCATCGGAATGACCGGTATGTTTGCAGCTGTGGTCCCCGCACTCTTCGCATTCAATGGTTATGACTGGCCTCTCTACTTCGCAGAGGAGACCATGAACGCACGTCGCGTCCTACCGCGGGCCGTCATGATTGCGGTGGTTGCCTCAGTCGTCATCGAGTTATTGGCTGTCATCGCCGCTACACTCGCAATTCCAAACCTCTCAGCCGTCATGAAGTCCAATGCACCTTTGACTTACATCGCACAGTCCGTCGCGGGTCATGTGGGCGCCACCATTCTCATTATCGGTGTCGTTATCGCTATGTTTGACACAGGTCTGAGCGGAAACTTGGCTTACGCCCGCATCTATCTTGACTCTGCGAGAGAGAATAGCTGGCCCGGGCCAATCAACCGTTTCTTTGCAAGTATGAATCGACACAATGTTCCTAAGTGGGGATTCGTATTCCTCGGCGTTGGGAACATCCTGCTGTGCTATTTCACCTCATTGAACAATCTCATCACGTTTACAGGCGTAATTATTGTTGTGATTTACTTGCTGATTGCCGTGTCTGCAATTGTGAGTCGCTATAAGAACCGTTCAGCTAAACGTCCATTCAGAATGCCACTGTGGCCTATCCCGCCAATTATTGCGATTGCAGGAGTCATTTTGGCGCTAACACAGCAAGCAAAAGGAGATCTCATAAAAACCGCGGTTATCATTGTCATCGGCATTATTTATTGGTTTGCCTATCTCCGTGTCAAAACTATCCGAAATCAAACAGCCCCAGTGAGTACAGTATCTGTAGAGTGA
- a CDS encoding membrane dipeptidase has protein sequence MKTRIPVFDLHSDIPVDIARRRAFGERAVFKTRHFERLVEGGIQAAILVLWVEPEHRCRSAQRIVELLGALIADLHESSDCVELVSNEESLKNCIGRGKFAVFLGVEGMTFVEQWSLGGTSNMADWQQSDALYEKFRQSFGILNQFTLRHAILVWGEQNQIASGPGTFFDEASRVGLTDFGRHVVQELDRSNIIIDVSHLDETSTEDVLTTTQGVVIASHSNARALCDHPRNLSDRHICKIGDRGGVIGINAYANFIDPVNPTVDRYVDHVVYIANLIGIEHVALGFDFMDYLPDTFGFSEKTTGLTNASDVPGLIERLYKRGFTEREVEQLAFQNALRIVGKDK, from the coding sequence TTGAAAACTCGGATTCCTGTGTTCGATTTACACTCAGATATTCCTGTCGACATCGCGAGAAGAAGAGCCTTTGGCGAACGTGCAGTTTTCAAAACACGCCACTTCGAGCGCTTAGTTGAAGGAGGCATCCAGGCTGCCATTCTTGTCTTATGGGTCGAGCCTGAACATCGATGTCGGAGTGCACAGCGTATTGTCGAACTGCTTGGGGCGCTCATAGCCGACCTCCATGAATCCAGCGACTGCGTTGAGTTGGTCAGCAACGAGGAGTCTCTTAAAAATTGTATTGGTAGAGGGAAGTTTGCAGTATTCCTCGGTGTCGAGGGAATGACATTTGTTGAGCAATGGTCGTTGGGCGGCACAAGTAACATGGCGGATTGGCAACAGTCTGATGCTCTATACGAAAAATTCAGGCAGTCATTTGGCATTTTAAATCAATTTACACTTCGGCATGCGATTTTGGTGTGGGGTGAACAAAATCAAATCGCGAGTGGCCCTGGTACCTTTTTTGACGAGGCCAGTCGAGTGGGGCTTACTGACTTTGGTAGACATGTCGTCCAGGAACTCGATAGGTCGAATATCATTATCGATGTTTCACATCTCGATGAAACCTCTACGGAGGATGTTTTGACGACGACACAAGGCGTTGTCATTGCCTCTCACTCCAACGCTCGTGCACTGTGCGACCATCCGCGAAACCTGAGTGACCGACACATCTGCAAAATCGGTGATCGAGGCGGTGTGATTGGCATCAATGCATACGCCAATTTTATCGACCCCGTTAATCCTACGGTTGATAGATACGTCGATCACGTTGTATATATCGCCAACTTGATTGGGATTGAACATGTAGCGCTCGGATTTGATTTTATGGACTATTTACCAGATACCTTTGGGTTTTCGGAAAAAACGACAGGGCTCACAAACGCTTCAGATGTACCCGGTCTTATCGAGAGACTATATAAGCGCGGCTTCACTGAAAGAGAAGTTGAACAACTCGCATTTCAAAATGCCTTACGCATTGTTGGAAAAGATAAATGA
- the ald gene encoding alanine dehydrogenase — MIIGVPKEIKNNENRVSLTPGGAKALAAQGHTVLVEQNAGRGCGFRDEEYLAAGARIVSHEQAWTEAEMVMKVKEPQPSEYGFFRKGLILFTYLHLAAEPELTKKLIEGGTIGIAYETVQTANRALPLLAPMSEIAGRMSPQVGAQFLTNYYGGPGVLLGGVPGVRAANVVIIGGGTVGTNAAKIAVGMGAHVTILDKSSERLNYLDDLFNGRVQTLASNDYELAESTQSADVLISSVLIPGAKAPKLVTTEMVQSMKSGSVIVDVAIDQGGSVETIDRITTHEDPTFTKFDVIHYAVANIPGSVARTSTMALTNATLPYALQIANQGWTAAVEQNGALRLGVNTAHGYITHSAVAQALNLPFENIQHIIA; from the coding sequence ATGATTATTGGTGTTCCGAAAGAGATTAAAAACAACGAAAATCGTGTCTCCCTAACACCGGGAGGCGCCAAGGCGCTTGCCGCACAAGGACACACAGTCCTTGTGGAACAAAACGCTGGTCGTGGATGCGGGTTCCGCGATGAGGAATATCTTGCTGCAGGAGCTAGAATTGTCTCCCATGAACAGGCTTGGACGGAAGCTGAAATGGTGATGAAGGTCAAAGAACCACAACCCTCCGAGTATGGCTTCTTTCGAAAGGGATTAATTCTTTTTACATACCTGCACTTGGCTGCAGAACCGGAATTGACGAAAAAGCTCATTGAAGGAGGCACCATTGGGATTGCATATGAAACGGTGCAGACGGCGAACCGTGCACTGCCCTTGTTAGCGCCAATGAGTGAAATTGCAGGCCGTATGTCTCCGCAAGTTGGTGCACAGTTCCTTACGAACTATTATGGAGGTCCTGGCGTTTTACTCGGTGGAGTACCCGGCGTACGCGCAGCCAATGTGGTGATTATTGGCGGTGGAACCGTTGGTACGAATGCAGCAAAGATTGCCGTGGGGATGGGAGCGCATGTCACCATCCTTGATAAAAGCTCAGAACGTCTTAATTACTTGGACGATTTGTTCAACGGACGTGTACAAACCCTGGCATCCAATGACTATGAACTTGCAGAGAGTACACAATCGGCTGACGTCCTTATTAGTTCTGTACTTATACCTGGGGCAAAAGCGCCAAAACTCGTCACCACCGAGATGGTTCAAAGCATGAAATCGGGGTCAGTGATTGTGGACGTGGCCATTGACCAAGGCGGCTCAGTTGAAACAATTGATCGGATTACAACCCACGAGGATCCGACGTTCACGAAGTTCGACGTCATTCATTACGCAGTCGCGAATATCCCGGGCTCTGTCGCACGCACTTCGACGATGGCGCTGACTAATGCTACGTTGCCTTACGCATTGCAAATTGCAAACCAGGGTTGGACAGCAGCCGTGGAACAAAACGGCGCACTCCGCCTTGGCGTAAACACAGCACATGGTTATATCACGCATTCAGCGGTTGCACAAGCACTTAATCTTCCGTTTGAAAATATTCAACATATCATCGCCTAA
- the alr gene encoding alanine racemase — MESFSEAVFYRDTFAEVNLDCIAHNVHVIQSILRPNTRLMAVVKSNAYGHGAIPVAKVALDSGASYLGVATLDEAIQLRKGGIKAPILVLGYVSSAHVQAASDFNITLAVISPEHAKQLLQAVQLLPSSHLKVHLKIDTGMGRLGIRTADELRLELKILSHPGINIEGAFTHLAQADSGDLSYSVQQLEKANFLFGLLRQHVMYPEHLILHVANSAGILELPESHMNMVRLGISLYGVYPSRQVNRDRVRLQQALVLHSKIVYLKDVPAGTSIGYGGTFVAKRATMVATVPIGYGDGIPRSFSNHGFLTVRGQKCPILGRVCMDQIMLDVTKVRDVQENDIVTVYDHNTLEELSYIAGTIPYELLCAISPRVVRQYRYRSQTWTENPILHDKLIMNAIGL, encoded by the coding sequence ATGGAATCGTTCAGTGAAGCGGTGTTTTATCGGGATACATTTGCTGAGGTGAATCTGGATTGCATTGCCCACAATGTACACGTGATTCAATCAATTCTTCGCCCGAATACGCGGCTGATGGCCGTCGTTAAATCCAATGCGTACGGCCATGGGGCGATTCCAGTTGCGAAGGTTGCCCTTGATTCCGGGGCATCGTACCTAGGGGTGGCAACTCTCGACGAAGCAATACAGCTTCGGAAGGGTGGAATCAAGGCCCCGATATTAGTATTGGGCTACGTATCGAGTGCGCATGTTCAGGCAGCGTCTGACTTTAACATTACCCTCGCCGTCATTTCCCCTGAGCATGCTAAGCAACTGCTCCAAGCTGTCCAGTTGCTTCCATCGTCACATCTGAAAGTGCACCTCAAGATTGACACGGGGATGGGGCGTTTGGGGATTCGAACAGCCGATGAGTTACGATTAGAGTTAAAGATCCTGTCTCATCCCGGTATTAACATCGAAGGTGCATTTACCCATCTTGCGCAGGCCGACAGCGGTGATCTAAGTTATTCGGTACAACAGCTGGAAAAAGCAAACTTCCTCTTTGGTCTCCTGAGGCAACATGTAATGTATCCTGAACATCTGATTCTTCATGTTGCAAACTCTGCAGGAATTCTTGAATTGCCAGAGAGTCATATGAATATGGTCCGTCTCGGCATTAGTTTGTATGGGGTATATCCTTCTCGTCAGGTAAATCGTGATCGAGTACGGTTGCAACAAGCGCTGGTACTACACTCCAAGATTGTTTACCTGAAAGACGTTCCTGCTGGTACCTCAATTGGGTATGGTGGCACATTTGTTGCGAAGCGGGCCACAATGGTCGCTACTGTACCCATCGGATACGGGGATGGCATTCCAAGATCGTTTTCCAACCACGGTTTCCTCACCGTGCGAGGCCAAAAATGTCCCATTCTAGGTCGAGTCTGTATGGATCAGATAATGCTCGACGTCACGAAAGTCCGGGACGTACAGGAAAACGACATCGTCACGGTGTACGACCATAACACATTGGAGGAACTGTCGTACATTGCAGGGACCATTCCATATGAGCTTCTCTGCGCGATTTCTCCTCGAGTGGTGCGACAGTATCGTTACCGTTCGCAAACTTGGACTGAGAACCCAATTCTTCATGACAAGTTGATAATGAATGCGATAGGTTTGTGA
- the istB gene encoding IS21-like element helper ATPase IstB, translating into MLEQRIQHACEELGWSRLPEVLYQHAEQASKENISYLEFLDNLLQEELRAKYERIILTRTRFARLPFQKTLEEFDFTFQPSVDERRMRDLATMRFLSHQENVIFLGPPGVGKTHLAVALGLEAIRQRHSVYFTTANDLVESLEEAHEKGTIRRKLRQYTKPALLIVDEIGYRKMNNAAAHLFFQLVAERYEKGAMVLTSNKSYSEWGDIFGDNVLATAILDRILHHSTTVNIRGESFRIQEKKKAGFLHIGEDGKPMTR; encoded by the coding sequence ATGCTTGAACAACGAATTCAGCACGCATGCGAAGAATTAGGGTGGTCTCGGCTACCCGAGGTCCTTTACCAGCATGCTGAGCAGGCTTCCAAAGAAAATATATCTTACCTTGAATTCTTGGACAATCTCCTGCAGGAGGAACTGCGTGCCAAATACGAACGCATTATACTCACGCGGACTCGTTTCGCCAGGCTTCCGTTTCAGAAGACGCTTGAGGAGTTTGACTTCACATTTCAACCCTCCGTTGACGAGCGAAGAATGCGCGATTTAGCGACCATGCGCTTTCTGAGCCACCAAGAGAACGTGATTTTCTTAGGGCCACCGGGCGTTGGGAAAACACATCTTGCTGTAGCACTCGGACTGGAGGCGATTCGCCAACGGCATTCAGTCTACTTCACCACAGCAAATGATTTAGTTGAGTCACTTGAAGAGGCACATGAGAAAGGAACCATTCGCCGTAAACTGCGGCAATATACCAAGCCAGCGCTGCTGATTGTAGACGAGATTGGGTACCGAAAGATGAATAATGCTGCGGCACATTTATTCTTTCAGCTCGTGGCGGAACGATACGAAAAAGGGGCAATGGTCCTCACTTCAAACAAGTCCTATTCCGAGTGGGGAGATATCTTTGGAGACAATGTGCTTGCAACAGCAATTCTGGATCGCATCTTACACCACTCTACCACGGTAAATATCCGTGGAGAGAGCTTCAGGATTCAGGAGAAGAAGAAGGCCGGGTTCTTGCACATAGGCGAAGACGGTAAACCGATGACTCGCTAG
- the istA gene encoding IS21 family transposase, translated as MVKNGEFFVIRDMHDKGMSVSQIAREVGRDRKTVRKWLRESAPGIYKRGTYKPKKIDPYREYVLQRMSEGCVNATVIFDEISEMGYDGGMTQLRVFMKPHRQAVEEKATTRFETLPGEQAQVDWGSFTVNWHGHRKRIYAFVMVLGYSRMMYLEFTENEKLETLMGCHVRAAAYFNGITATCLYDNMKTVVAGQDDRGKPIWNERFAAFAAHHGFKVRRCKPYRARTKGKVENGVKYVRRNFWPRVRTFTGLDDLNRQVRYWLDTVANVRVHGTTHQRPIDRFPEEQLLPMNTMPFESAERHLRKVPSDALVTYETNRYSVPYPLVGYMVEIQDERNGVIRFFHAGKLVAEHTKCTGKHQVSRNKKHFEGILAGGKQKVPQPIPRLIENPAPEVMRRPLSVYDRLLKEEVVR; from the coding sequence TTGGTCAAGAATGGGGAGTTTTTTGTGATTAGGGATATGCATGATAAGGGTATGAGTGTGTCACAAATTGCCCGCGAAGTCGGACGCGACCGAAAAACGGTTCGTAAGTGGTTACGAGAATCCGCCCCCGGTATATATAAACGTGGCACTTACAAACCAAAGAAAATTGACCCGTACCGGGAATACGTGTTGCAGCGTATGAGCGAGGGTTGCGTGAACGCGACCGTTATCTTTGATGAGATTTCAGAGATGGGATATGACGGTGGAATGACGCAACTGCGTGTATTTATGAAGCCGCACCGGCAAGCCGTTGAAGAGAAGGCTACCACACGATTCGAGACGCTGCCCGGTGAACAAGCTCAGGTAGACTGGGGTAGCTTCACAGTGAACTGGCATGGACACAGGAAGAGGATTTATGCGTTTGTGATGGTATTGGGCTACTCTCGCATGATGTACTTAGAATTTACGGAGAATGAGAAGCTAGAAACACTCATGGGTTGCCATGTAAGGGCCGCGGCATATTTCAATGGAATAACCGCGACATGTCTATACGATAACATGAAGACTGTGGTGGCCGGTCAGGATGACCGAGGCAAGCCGATTTGGAATGAGCGGTTCGCCGCCTTTGCAGCACACCATGGGTTTAAGGTCAGGCGCTGTAAACCCTACCGCGCTCGTACGAAGGGAAAGGTGGAAAATGGGGTCAAATACGTCCGAAGGAACTTCTGGCCAAGAGTCCGAACGTTCACTGGGCTTGATGATTTGAACCGGCAAGTAAGGTACTGGTTAGACACGGTGGCGAATGTCCGCGTCCATGGCACCACTCACCAACGGCCAATAGACAGGTTCCCAGAAGAACAACTTCTACCGATGAATACAATGCCCTTTGAAAGTGCGGAGCGTCATCTACGCAAAGTACCTTCTGACGCGTTGGTTACATACGAAACAAATCGTTACTCTGTGCCGTATCCATTGGTGGGCTATATGGTTGAAATACAGGATGAGCGTAACGGTGTAATCCGGTTCTTCCACGCTGGAAAGCTGGTCGCCGAACACACAAAGTGCACAGGCAAGCACCAGGTTTCGAGGAACAAAAAACACTTCGAGGGGATTCTCGCAGGAGGCAAACAAAAGGTTCCCCAACCTATCCCACGCCTCATTGAAAATCCAGCACCCGAAGTGATGCGTCGCCCGCTCTCGGTGTATGACCGTCTTCTGAAAGAGGAGGTCGTACGCTGA
- a CDS encoding MFS transporter, producing the protein MKYAHPLWRTLRSLKGNQRAAVVVEPLWSVPNNLFMPFVSVYMVAIGLHGEQIGTTVSVGLAMQLVWALLSGAIADKYGRRKTMLVFGLLSWTIPCMLWAIAHGYLYFMLAVVFNSMWQVTGNCFGCIIVEDGDMDILVNIWTLINLTGLVAGFISPITGIFIDRFTLTPTLRAIYIFSMVMMTLRFILQYYMSYESSTGKRRIKECAGQTVLTLTFRGWSVFVSELRQPRLLLCVMLMALLSSFSTVQTTFWSLFVTKVYHVSNSMLSVFPLVASLTTLVVYMLVIPRINIRSVRFPLFAGLGLHSIGIVVLLVGEPLRIYLLWIVFLSAICEAFSLAILGPLTESIMSVVIPSEERASVNSFITAFILLIGTPVGWIAGSLFQTNYTLPMVLNLCLIVVSAILSLFVVRVINPKVDSHA; encoded by the coding sequence ATGAAATATGCTCATCCTTTGTGGAGGACTTTGCGTTCTTTAAAAGGGAACCAAAGAGCGGCGGTAGTTGTTGAACCTCTTTGGTCAGTTCCTAACAACTTGTTCATGCCGTTCGTATCGGTTTACATGGTCGCAATCGGGTTACATGGAGAACAAATTGGAACGACGGTAAGTGTTGGACTCGCCATGCAACTCGTTTGGGCATTACTATCGGGAGCAATCGCTGATAAATACGGCAGACGCAAGACGATGTTAGTGTTCGGACTGTTAAGCTGGACGATCCCCTGTATGCTTTGGGCAATCGCGCATGGCTACCTTTATTTTATGTTAGCGGTTGTTTTTAACAGCATGTGGCAAGTCACAGGGAACTGTTTCGGTTGCATCATCGTTGAAGACGGCGATATGGATATTCTTGTAAATATATGGACGTTGATTAATTTAACTGGGTTGGTCGCGGGGTTTATTTCGCCTATAACTGGTATCTTCATCGACAGGTTCACTCTGACTCCCACCCTACGAGCAATATACATCTTCTCCATGGTGATGATGACACTAAGGTTTATCCTGCAGTATTACATGTCGTATGAGAGTTCAACAGGTAAACGGCGTATAAAAGAATGTGCAGGTCAAACAGTCCTCACTCTGACCTTCCGCGGTTGGAGCGTATTCGTTTCTGAACTCCGTCAACCACGTTTGCTCTTGTGTGTAATGCTAATGGCCCTTCTGAGCAGCTTTAGCACAGTACAGACAACGTTCTGGTCACTATTCGTAACAAAAGTATACCACGTGAGCAATTCTATGCTTTCTGTGTTTCCATTAGTGGCTTCTCTAACAACGCTTGTGGTTTACATGTTGGTTATTCCACGTATTAACATTCGTTCAGTCCGCTTTCCTCTTTTTGCTGGACTTGGGCTTCACTCAATCGGGATAGTCGTACTGCTGGTAGGGGAGCCGCTGAGAATTTACTTGCTATGGATCGTATTTCTCTCAGCCATTTGCGAGGCATTTTCCCTCGCCATTTTGGGTCCGTTGACGGAATCAATTATGTCAGTCGTTATCCCAAGCGAGGAGCGAGCGAGCGTAAACAGTTTCATCACTGCTTTCATTCTGCTGATAGGCACTCCAGTTGGGTGGATAGCAGGTTCCCTCTTTCAGACGAACTATACTCTTCCCATGGTTTTAAATTTATGCTTGATTGTTGTTTCAGCAATTTTGTCGCTGTTCGTGGTCCGTGTAATTAATCCCAAAGTCGATAGTCACGCTTAG
- a CDS encoding SDR family oxidoreductase, whose product MSLQNHHAVIVGGTSGIGLATAKLFLSQGAQVTVASRSQEKVNATLHELGPKAQGYAMDFQDESQTKQFFEKVSDFDHLVVTAAGGGSSHGSFRALGIDVARAEFESKFWGQYTTVKAALPFISKSGSITLTSGAAAARPMKGASTLVAINSAIEGLARALAMDLAPIRVNVVSPGVVDTPVFSEIDAKSREAMFEKIAQSVLLQHVAKPEEIAEAYVYLATNTYTTGAVLQVEGGAILSGIG is encoded by the coding sequence ATGTCATTGCAAAATCATCACGCCGTAATCGTTGGTGGAACTTCTGGCATTGGTTTGGCGACTGCGAAGTTATTTCTTTCTCAAGGTGCTCAGGTCACCGTTGCCAGCCGCTCACAAGAGAAAGTAAACGCTACGTTGCACGAACTCGGACCGAAAGCACAGGGGTACGCCATGGATTTTCAGGATGAAAGCCAGACCAAACAGTTCTTTGAAAAGGTTAGTGACTTCGATCACCTCGTCGTTACCGCTGCTGGGGGTGGGTCTTCCCATGGGTCGTTTCGTGCTTTGGGAATCGATGTTGCGAGAGCGGAGTTTGAAAGCAAGTTTTGGGGTCAATACACAACAGTGAAAGCAGCTTTGCCTTTTATCAGTAAGTCCGGGTCCATCACGCTGACTTCCGGTGCAGCTGCCGCACGTCCAATGAAGGGTGCCTCGACGCTGGTTGCGATTAACTCAGCCATTGAGGGTCTTGCCCGCGCTCTGGCGATGGATTTGGCTCCGATACGTGTCAATGTTGTGTCGCCAGGGGTAGTTGATACACCTGTTTTCAGTGAAATAGATGCTAAAAGTCGCGAAGCGATGTTCGAAAAGATTGCCCAGTCAGTTTTACTGCAGCATGTTGCAAAGCCTGAAGAGATCGCTGAAGCGTACGTGTACTTGGCGACAAACACATATACGACTGGGGCTGTGCTTCAAGTCGAGGGTGGTGCAATCCTGTCTGGTATCGGCTAA